One window from the genome of Deinococcus aerolatus encodes:
- a CDS encoding response regulator, translated as MPETAQSPAPARQIEILLVEDSEPDILLTLEAFEEARVPNRLHVARDGVEALRFLRGEGEYAGAPRPDLILLDINMPRKNGLEVLREIKADTRLVSIPVLMLTTSQADDDVRSSYEFHASGYMVKPVGFENFLHAIRAFEDFWLTFVRFPPRA; from the coding sequence ATGCCTGAAACCGCACAGTCGCCTGCCCCCGCCCGTCAGATCGAGATTCTTCTCGTCGAGGACAGCGAACCCGATATCCTGCTGACGCTGGAAGCCTTTGAGGAAGCCCGCGTGCCCAACCGGCTGCACGTGGCCCGCGACGGCGTGGAGGCCCTGCGCTTTCTGCGCGGCGAGGGCGAGTACGCCGGGGCCCCGCGCCCGGACCTGATCCTGCTCGACATCAACATGCCGCGCAAGAACGGCCTGGAAGTGCTGCGTGAGATCAAGGCCGACACCCGGCTGGTCAGCATTCCGGTTCTGATGCTCACCACCAGCCAGGCCGACGATGACGTGCGCAGTTCCTACGAGTTTCACGCCAGCGGCTACATGGTTAAGCCGGTGGGCTTCGAGAACTTCCTGCACGCCATCCGCGCTTTCGAGGACTTCTGGCTGACCTTCGTGCGCTTTCCACCCCGCGCGTAG
- a CDS encoding HD domain-containing protein, whose translation MNRTQAHALMLEHTPSPSLQRHMLNVEAAMRWYARHWQEDEETYAVTGLLHDFDYELHPGEHPTWGVAYLQQHTDTPPEVLDAIMGHAAYTGTPRTSRLARTLFAVDELTGLVQAAALVRPDGDVGQVELKSLKKRFKNRAFAAGVNREEVEQGARELGVELDEHMANVLAAMREMAATPLQQA comes from the coding sequence ATGAACCGCACCCAGGCCCATGCGCTGATGCTGGAACACACTCCGTCCCCGTCGCTGCAGCGGCACATGCTGAATGTCGAGGCCGCGATGCGCTGGTACGCCCGCCACTGGCAGGAGGATGAGGAAACCTACGCCGTGACCGGCCTGCTGCACGACTTCGACTACGAGCTGCACCCCGGCGAGCATCCGACCTGGGGTGTGGCGTATCTGCAACAGCACACCGATACGCCCCCGGAGGTGCTGGACGCGATCATGGGCCACGCGGCCTACACCGGCACGCCGCGCACCTCCCGGCTGGCACGGACGCTGTTCGCGGTGGACGAGCTGACCGGACTGGTGCAGGCGGCGGCGCTGGTCCGTCCCGACGGCGACGTGGGGCAGGTGGAGTTAAAGAGCCTGAAAAAGCGCTTCAAGAACCGTGCCTTTGCGGCGGGCGTCAACCGCGAGGAGGTCGAGCAGGGCGCGCGGGAACTGGGCGTGGAACTCGACGAGCACATGGCCAACGTGCTGGCGGCAATGCGCGAGATGGCCGCCACTCCGTTACAGCAGGCATAA
- a CDS encoding PAS domain-containing sensor histidine kinase, with protein sequence MTDVTHQPAADVSAAAAPFAGAEAAALLSALPDPTVWVSAGGQVQLNAAARERLGGLEGLQGAEAADSWATLFRPDAAQALRNATAQALRGEGSRLTVTMPGAVAPALATISPAGPGAALLHFRESHDPLEVALDIMDRMGLGMTVQGADTRILHANASASAILGLSPDQLTGRDSLDPHWQAIHPDGSALPGETHPSIQALQTGQALLEVPMGVFHPRTGEWRWLEVTAIPRRAPGTDRPEQVTTVFSDVTERRLTREKLRRSEQRFRSLVETTSKIVFSTDAQGNFHHPQPDWEAFTGQPAGQYLDPATAIGAIHPDDREHTTQAWAEAMALAQNYSIEHRLRRADGVYVPMQVRAVPVVGDDGSVREWIGAYTDISAVQEAEAALKALNAELEGRVEVRTRELAEVTRFSTLLLTAAGEGVFGLDASGRTTFANPAAARLLGYSIERLISSKQHELIHHSRPDGTPFPLEDCPVHQTLRDGQTRRVAHDVLWHAQGHAVPVSSVVTPMLSDTGVVTGAVLMVQDITERLRAQQLLQEAIEDLERSNADLEQFAYVASHDLQEPLRTLGSYAELLTRRYSGQLDERAETYIGFMQDAVTRMRSLIQDLLEFSRVGRDEVRMQPLALDDALHAVTRSMEAVLEAGGGRLDWQTPHRVLAHAPLLTRLLVNLIGNGLKFTVPGAPARIRVQSCQEGEMIHVTVQDSGIGIAPEYRERVFDIFQRLNRREDYAGNGMGLAICRKIVEYHGGTLWLDSTPLPAPDHGSTFHFTLPAAPSPDSQTPDALTSALQPPDSPPPDAPPPEITDPHHA encoded by the coding sequence GTGACCGACGTGACCCACCAGCCTGCCGCCGACGTCTCCGCTGCGGCCGCCCCCTTTGCCGGAGCGGAGGCCGCCGCGCTGCTGTCGGCCCTGCCCGATCCGACGGTGTGGGTGAGCGCGGGTGGCCAGGTTCAGCTGAACGCCGCAGCGCGCGAGCGTCTGGGAGGGCTGGAAGGCTTGCAGGGCGCGGAGGCCGCCGACAGCTGGGCCACCCTGTTTCGGCCGGACGCGGCCCAGGCCCTGCGAAACGCCACGGCCCAGGCCCTGCGGGGCGAGGGGTCCCGGCTGACGGTCACCATGCCCGGCGCGGTGGCCCCGGCGCTGGCGACCATCAGCCCGGCCGGGCCGGGGGCAGCGCTGCTGCATTTCCGCGAGTCGCATGACCCGCTGGAAGTGGCCCTGGACATCATGGACCGCATGGGCCTGGGCATGACCGTGCAGGGAGCCGACACCCGGATTCTGCATGCCAACGCCTCGGCCTCGGCCATTCTGGGCCTGAGCCCGGATCAGCTGACCGGGCGCGATTCACTTGACCCGCACTGGCAGGCCATTCATCCGGACGGCTCGGCCTTGCCGGGCGAGACCCATCCGTCGATTCAGGCGCTGCAGACCGGGCAGGCCCTGCTGGAAGTGCCGATGGGCGTGTTTCATCCGCGAACCGGGGAATGGCGCTGGCTGGAGGTCACGGCCATTCCGCGCCGCGCGCCGGGCACGGACCGCCCCGAACAGGTCACCACGGTGTTCTCCGACGTGACCGAGCGTCGGCTGACCCGCGAGAAACTGCGCCGCAGCGAGCAGCGTTTCCGCTCCCTGGTGGAAACCACCTCGAAGATCGTGTTCTCCACCGACGCGCAGGGCAACTTCCACCACCCGCAGCCCGACTGGGAAGCCTTTACCGGGCAACCGGCCGGACAGTACCTGGACCCCGCCACCGCCATCGGGGCCATTCACCCGGATGACCGCGAGCACACCACCCAGGCCTGGGCCGAGGCCATGGCGCTGGCGCAGAATTACAGCATCGAACACCGCCTGCGCCGCGCCGACGGCGTGTACGTGCCCATGCAGGTCCGGGCCGTACCGGTGGTTGGCGACGACGGCAGCGTGCGCGAGTGGATCGGGGCCTACACCGACATCAGCGCCGTGCAGGAGGCCGAGGCCGCGCTCAAAGCCCTGAACGCCGAACTGGAGGGCCGCGTCGAGGTCCGGACCCGCGAACTGGCCGAGGTCACGCGCTTTTCCACGCTGCTGCTCACTGCTGCGGGCGAGGGCGTGTTCGGCCTGGACGCTTCGGGGCGCACCACCTTTGCCAATCCGGCGGCGGCGCGGCTGCTGGGCTACAGCATCGAGCGGCTGATCAGCAGCAAGCAGCACGAGCTGATTCACCACAGCCGCCCCGACGGCACGCCGTTTCCGTTGGAGGACTGCCCGGTTCACCAGACCCTGCGCGACGGCCAGACGCGCCGCGTGGCCCACGACGTGCTGTGGCACGCCCAGGGCCACGCGGTTCCGGTGTCCAGCGTGGTCACGCCGATGCTGTCGGACACGGGCGTGGTCACCGGCGCGGTGCTGATGGTCCAGGACATCACCGAGCGCCTGCGTGCCCAGCAGCTGTTGCAGGAGGCCATCGAGGATCTGGAGCGCAGCAACGCCGATCTGGAGCAGTTCGCCTACGTCGCCAGCCATGACCTGCAGGAGCCGCTGCGGACGCTGGGCAGCTACGCCGAGCTGCTGACACGCCGGTACTCGGGGCAGCTGGACGAGCGCGCCGAGACCTACATCGGCTTCATGCAGGACGCCGTGACCCGCATGCGCAGCCTGATTCAGGACCTGCTGGAGTTCTCGCGGGTAGGCCGCGACGAGGTCCGGATGCAGCCGCTGGCCCTGGACGACGCCCTGCACGCCGTCACCCGGAGCATGGAGGCGGTGCTGGAGGCCGGCGGCGGCCGCCTGGACTGGCAGACCCCCCACCGGGTGCTGGCCCACGCCCCGCTGCTCACGCGCCTGCTGGTCAATCTGATCGGCAACGGCCTGAAGTTCACTGTGCCGGGAGCGCCCGCCCGCATTCGGGTACAGTCCTGTCAGGAGGGCGAGATGATCCACGTGACGGTGCAGGACAGCGGTATTGGCATTGCGCCCGAGTACCGTGAGCGGGTCTTTGATATCTTTCAGCGCCTGAACCGACGCGAGGATTACGCCGGGAACGGAATGGGACTGGCCATCTGCCGTAAGATTGTCGAATACCACGGTGGAACGCTGTGGCTGGACTCCACGCCGCTGCCCGCCCCGGACCACGGCAGCACCTTTCACTTCACGCTGCCTGCCGCCCCTTCGCCAGATTCCCAAACCCCGGATGCTCTGACTTCAGCTTTACAGCCGCCAGATTCGCCGCCTCCCGACGCCCCGCCCCCAGAGATCACGGACCCCCACCATGCCTGA
- a CDS encoding HNH endonuclease — MTVKGRVEELGRPSHGAAVPDVTAGARVVPDLNAPRVLVLNASYEPLHVTSTKRAITLLQYGVAEVLEDSGDVIRSPSTVLNVPSVIRLRRYVRRPRVHPVPFNRRNVLRRDTFACQYCGASEELTLDHVLPRSRGGRHNWDNVVTACRACNQRKGDRTPDEAAMPLRTHPHAPTFGVYAHGQFAHWQPEWANYIR; from the coding sequence GGAAGAACTCGGACGACCATCTCACGGCGCCGCCGTTCCGGACGTCACGGCCGGGGCGCGGGTGGTGCCGGATCTGAACGCGCCGCGCGTGCTGGTGCTGAATGCCTCCTACGAGCCGCTGCATGTCACCAGCACCAAGCGGGCCATCACGCTGCTGCAGTACGGCGTGGCCGAGGTGCTGGAAGACAGCGGCGACGTGATCCGCTCGCCCAGCACGGTCCTGAACGTGCCCAGCGTGATCCGGCTGCGCCGGTACGTGCGCCGCCCGCGCGTTCACCCGGTGCCCTTCAACCGCCGCAACGTCCTGCGCCGCGACACCTTTGCCTGCCAGTACTGCGGCGCGTCCGAGGAACTGACGCTGGACCACGTGTTGCCCCGGTCACGCGGCGGGCGGCACAACTGGGACAACGTGGTCACCGCCTGCCGCGCCTGCAACCAGCGCAAGGGGGACCGTACCCCCGACGAGGCCGCCATGCCGCTGCGCACGCACCCGCACGCCCCCACCTTTGGCGTCTACGCGCACGGCCAGTTTGCCCACTGGCAGCCGGAGTGGGCCAACTACATCCGCTGA
- a CDS encoding response regulator transcription factor has product MTSPCILIIEDDLDIANVLKMDLTDAGFEVDHADSAMNGLIKAREDHPALILLDLGLPDFDGGDVVQRLRKNSAVPIIVLTARDTVDEKVRLLGLGADDYLIKPFHPDELLARVKVQLRQRTTESLNMGDLTLDPQKRLVTYKAEELRLSPKEFDILALLIRQPGRVYSRQEIGQEIWQGRLPEGSNVVDVHMANLRAKLRDLDGYGLLRTVRGVGYALRG; this is encoded by the coding sequence GTGACCTCTCCCTGCATTCTGATCATCGAAGATGACCTGGACATCGCCAACGTCCTCAAGATGGATTTGACCGACGCCGGATTTGAGGTTGACCATGCCGATTCGGCCATGAACGGGTTGATCAAGGCGCGTGAGGACCATCCCGCGCTGATCCTGCTGGATCTGGGCCTGCCCGACTTCGACGGCGGCGACGTGGTGCAGCGCCTGCGCAAGAACAGCGCCGTGCCGATCATCGTCCTGACCGCCCGCGACACCGTGGACGAGAAGGTGCGGCTGCTGGGCCTGGGCGCCGACGACTACCTGATCAAGCCCTTTCACCCCGACGAATTGCTGGCCCGCGTCAAGGTGCAGCTGCGCCAGCGCACCACCGAGAGCCTGAACATGGGGGACCTGACGCTGGACCCCCAGAAGCGGCTGGTCACCTACAAGGCCGAGGAACTGCGGCTGTCGCCCAAGGAGTTCGACATTCTGGCGCTGCTGATCCGGCAGCCGGGCCGGGTGTACTCGCGCCAGGAGATCGGTCAGGAAATCTGGCAGGGCCGCCTGCCCGAGGGCAGCAATGTGGTCGACGTGCATATGGCCAACCTGCGGGCCAAATTGCGTGACCTGGACGGGTACGGCCTGCTGCGGACGGTGCGGGGCGTGGGCTACGCCCTGCGCGGCTAA